One genomic window of Cupriavidus oxalaticus includes the following:
- a CDS encoding high-affinity branched-chain amino acid ABC transporter permease LivM, with the protein MTNQTFAMSAGQVARGGATPGQSLKNAITAAVMTAILTIPILGLQLRLEGYKVVLEPHWRPVWIAVAAVFLFQLFKPLLSRAGSAVRLPSVPQLGARQQRVAIWVLLAVGLVWPFFGSRGAVDVATLALIYVILGLGLNIVVGYAGLLDLGYVGFYAIGGYTYALLNQHFGLGFWECLPIAAAMSATFGFLLGFPVLRLRGDYLAIVTLGFGEIIRLLANNLTSLTGGPDGVSGIPKPSVFGIEMARSASVEGTKTFHDLIGLDYSGQHMVIFLYLLALLLVGFTLFVTSRLIRMPMGRAWEALRDDEIACRSLGLNPTRIKLSAFTLGASFAGIGGAFFAARQGLVNPESFTFIESALILAVVVLGGMGSQLGVILAAILLTVLPEVARGFAEYRMLIFGLVMVLMMMWRPQGLLPASRPHVELPR; encoded by the coding sequence ATGACTAACCAAACTTTCGCAATGTCCGCCGGGCAGGTAGCGCGCGGCGGCGCCACGCCGGGCCAGTCGCTCAAGAACGCGATCACGGCGGCCGTGATGACGGCAATCCTGACCATTCCCATCCTGGGCCTGCAGCTCAGGCTGGAAGGCTACAAGGTGGTGCTCGAGCCGCACTGGCGTCCGGTATGGATTGCCGTGGCGGCAGTGTTCCTGTTCCAGCTGTTCAAGCCGTTGCTGTCGCGTGCCGGCAGTGCCGTGCGCCTGCCGTCGGTGCCGCAGCTCGGCGCGCGCCAGCAGCGCGTGGCGATATGGGTGCTGCTGGCGGTCGGGCTGGTGTGGCCGTTCTTCGGCTCGCGCGGCGCGGTCGACGTGGCCACGCTGGCGCTGATCTACGTGATCCTGGGGCTGGGCCTGAATATCGTGGTGGGCTATGCCGGCCTGCTCGACCTGGGCTACGTCGGCTTCTATGCGATCGGCGGCTATACCTATGCGCTGCTGAACCAGCACTTCGGGCTAGGCTTCTGGGAATGCCTGCCGATCGCCGCGGCGATGTCGGCAACCTTCGGCTTCCTGCTCGGCTTCCCGGTGCTGCGGCTGCGCGGCGACTACCTCGCCATCGTGACGCTGGGCTTCGGCGAGATCATCCGCCTGCTGGCCAACAACCTGACCAGCCTGACCGGCGGCCCGGATGGTGTCTCGGGCATTCCCAAGCCGTCCGTATTCGGCATCGAAATGGCGCGCAGCGCCAGCGTGGAGGGCACGAAGACCTTCCATGACCTGATCGGCCTGGACTACAGCGGCCAGCACATGGTGATCTTCCTGTACCTGCTGGCGCTGCTGCTGGTGGGCTTCACGCTGTTCGTCACCAGCCGCCTGATCCGCATGCCGATGGGCCGTGCCTGGGAAGCGCTGCGCGACGACGAGATCGCGTGCCGCTCGCTGGGCCTGAACCCGACCCGCATCAAGCTGTCGGCGTTCACGCTGGGCGCATCGTTCGCCGGCATCGGCGGCGCGTTCTTCGCGGCGCGCCAGGGGCTGGTCAATCCGGAATCGTTCACCTTCATCGAGTCGGCGCTGATCCTTGCCGTGGTGGTGCTGGGCGGCATGGGTTCGCAGCTGGGCGTGATCCTGGCGGCGATCCTGTTGACGGTGCTGCCTGAAGTGGCGCGCGGCTTTGCCGAATATCGCATGCTGATCTTCGGCCTGGTGATGGTGCTGATGATGATGTGGCGTCCGCAGGGCCTGCTGCCCGCGAGCCGTCCGCACGTGGAGCTTCCCCGATGA
- the livH gene encoding high-affinity branched-chain amino acid ABC transporter permease LivH codes for MNEFLPQFTQQLVNGLTLGAIYALIAIGYTMVYGIIGMINFAHGEIYMIGAYVGLVTLTAIGAQAGYPLPLVLGAALLVSVLVTGVYGFAVERVAYRPLRGGPRLVPLISAIGMSIFLQNYVQIGQGARDVSVPVLISGAIEFQMGGDFTVTVPYSRLLIVGVTLVMMIALTLFIGRSRMGRACRACAEDMRMANLLGIDTNKVISFTFVLGAMLAAVGGVLIGLSIGKLNPFIGFIAGIKAFTAAVLGGIGSIPGAMLGGVLLGLAETFASGYMPAEYKDVVAFSLLVLVLLFRPTGLLGKPDVEKV; via the coding sequence ATGAATGAATTCCTTCCACAGTTCACCCAGCAGCTGGTCAACGGCCTGACGCTGGGTGCGATCTATGCGCTGATCGCCATCGGCTACACAATGGTCTACGGCATCATCGGCATGATCAATTTCGCGCACGGCGAGATTTACATGATCGGTGCCTACGTCGGCCTGGTCACGCTCACCGCGATCGGCGCCCAGGCAGGCTACCCCCTGCCGCTGGTGCTGGGCGCCGCCCTGCTGGTCTCGGTGCTGGTCACCGGCGTCTACGGCTTTGCGGTCGAGCGGGTGGCATACCGGCCCCTGCGCGGCGGTCCGCGGCTGGTGCCGCTGATCTCCGCCATCGGCATGTCGATCTTCCTGCAGAACTATGTCCAGATCGGGCAGGGCGCGCGCGACGTGTCCGTGCCGGTGCTGATCTCGGGCGCCATCGAGTTCCAGATGGGCGGCGATTTCACCGTGACCGTGCCGTATTCGCGCCTGCTGATCGTCGGCGTAACGCTGGTGATGATGATCGCGCTGACGCTGTTCATCGGCCGCTCGCGCATGGGCCGTGCCTGCCGCGCCTGCGCCGAAGACATGCGCATGGCCAATCTGCTCGGCATCGACACCAACAAGGTAATCTCGTTCACCTTCGTGCTGGGCGCGATGCTGGCCGCCGTCGGCGGCGTGCTGATCGGGCTGAGCATCGGCAAGCTCAATCCCTTTATCGGCTTTATCGCCGGCATCAAGGCCTTTACCGCGGCGGTGCTGGGCGGCATCGGCAGCATCCCGGGCGCGATGCTCGGCGGCGTGCTGCTGGGCCTGGCGGAAACCTTCGCCTCGGGCTACATGCCGGCGGAATACAAGGACGTGGTCGCATTCAGCCTGCTGGTGCTGGTGCTGCTGTTCCGTCCGACCGGGCTGCTGGGCAAGCCTGATGTCGAGAAGGTGTGA
- a CDS encoding branched-chain amino acid ABC transporter substrate-binding protein codes for MTLSRLTTISLAAMLATFGAAANAETVKIAIAGPMSGSVAQYGDMVKAGALTAVEQINAAGGAGGNKLEVVMMDDACEPKQAVAVANKVVSQNIKYVIGHVCSGSTIPASDIYENEGIVMVTPSATAPQLTETRKRKFIFRTIGRDDQQGPAAAQYIIGKVKPKKVAVLHDKQSYGQGIASSVKKDLEAAKIPVAVFEGINAGDSDYSAVITKLKSQGVDFVYFGGYHPEMGLLLRQAREQGVKATFMGPEGVGNKDVTAIAGPSSEGMLVTLPADFSADPANAGLVKAFADKKRDANGPFQMPSYAAVKIIGDAIAGAKSTDPAKVAAYMHKNAFTTPIGKVEYDDKGDLKSFKFVVYTWHKDASKTAAN; via the coding sequence ATGACGCTGTCCCGTCTTACCACCATTTCGCTGGCTGCCATGCTGGCCACCTTTGGCGCCGCCGCCAACGCCGAAACCGTGAAGATCGCCATTGCCGGCCCGATGAGCGGCTCGGTGGCGCAGTACGGTGACATGGTCAAGGCCGGTGCGCTGACCGCCGTCGAACAGATCAACGCAGCCGGCGGCGCCGGCGGCAACAAGTTGGAAGTGGTGATGATGGACGACGCCTGCGAACCGAAGCAGGCCGTCGCGGTGGCTAACAAGGTCGTCAGCCAGAACATCAAGTACGTGATCGGCCACGTGTGCTCGGGCTCGACCATCCCGGCCTCGGACATCTACGAGAACGAAGGCATCGTGATGGTCACGCCGTCGGCCACCGCGCCGCAGCTGACCGAGACCAGGAAGCGCAAGTTCATCTTCCGCACCATCGGCCGCGACGACCAGCAGGGCCCGGCCGCCGCCCAGTACATCATCGGCAAGGTCAAGCCGAAGAAGGTCGCCGTGCTGCACGACAAGCAGTCGTATGGCCAGGGCATCGCCAGCTCGGTGAAGAAGGACCTGGAAGCGGCCAAGATCCCGGTCGCCGTGTTCGAGGGCATCAACGCCGGCGATTCGGACTACTCCGCCGTCATCACCAAGCTGAAGTCGCAGGGCGTGGACTTCGTCTACTTCGGCGGCTACCACCCGGAAATGGGCCTGCTGCTGCGCCAGGCGCGCGAGCAGGGCGTGAAGGCCACCTTCATGGGCCCCGAGGGCGTGGGCAACAAGGACGTGACCGCGATCGCCGGCCCGTCGTCGGAAGGCATGCTGGTGACGCTGCCGGCCGACTTCTCGGCCGACCCGGCCAACGCGGGCCTGGTGAAGGCATTCGCCGACAAGAAGCGTGACGCCAACGGTCCGTTCCAGATGCCGTCCTACGCCGCCGTCAAGATCATCGGCGACGCCATCGCCGGCGCCAAGAGCACCGATCCGGCCAAGGTCGCGGCGTACATGCACAAGAACGCCTTCACCACCCCGATCGGCAAGGTCGAGTACGACGACAAGGGCGACCTGAAGTCCTTCAAGTTCGTGGTCTACACCTGGCACAAGGACGCCAGCAAGACCGCCGCAAACTAA
- the gltA gene encoding citrate synthase: MTPSDVKATLSFSDGSPSVELPIYTGTVGPDVIDIRKLYGQTGKFTYDPGFMSTASCNSKITYIDGDKGELLYRGYPIEQLAQKCDHLETSYLLLKGELPNAKQKEEFVGHVMNHTMVHEQLQFFMRGFRRDAHPMAVLTGLVGAMSAFYHDAMDIDDPHQREISAIRLIAKMPTMVAMAYKYNIGQPYIYPQNDLSYSGNFLRMLFATPCAPYTVNPVLERALDRIFILHADHEQNASTSTVRLAGSSGTNPFAAIAAGVACLWGPAHGGANEAALKMLEEIGSVDNIPEFIKQVKDKNSGVRLMGFGHRVYKNYDPRAKLMRETCHEVLNELGLHNDPLFKLAMELEKIALEDEYFVSRKLYPNVDFYSGIVQRALGIPTSLFTCIFALARTPGWISQWEEMITDPEYKIGRPRQLFVGAATRDVPDVSKR, translated from the coding sequence ATGACGCCGTCCGATGTGAAAGCCACGCTATCGTTCTCCGATGGTTCCCCCAGCGTTGAGCTGCCGATTTATACGGGCACCGTTGGCCCGGACGTGATCGACATTCGCAAGCTGTACGGACAAACCGGTAAGTTCACCTACGACCCCGGTTTCATGTCGACGGCTTCGTGTAATTCCAAGATCACCTATATCGACGGTGACAAGGGCGAGCTGCTGTATCGCGGCTACCCGATCGAGCAGCTGGCGCAGAAGTGCGACCACCTCGAGACCAGCTACCTGCTGCTCAAGGGTGAACTGCCCAACGCCAAGCAGAAGGAAGAATTCGTCGGCCACGTGATGAACCACACGATGGTCCACGAGCAGCTGCAGTTCTTCATGCGCGGTTTCCGCCGCGATGCCCACCCGATGGCAGTCCTGACCGGCCTGGTGGGTGCCATGAGCGCGTTCTACCACGACGCGATGGACATCGATGATCCGCACCAGCGCGAGATCTCGGCCATCCGCCTGATCGCCAAGATGCCGACCATGGTCGCCATGGCGTACAAGTACAACATCGGCCAGCCGTACATCTATCCGCAGAACGACCTGTCCTACTCGGGCAACTTCCTGCGCATGCTGTTCGCCACGCCGTGCGCCCCGTACACCGTGAACCCGGTGCTGGAGCGCGCGCTGGACCGCATCTTCATCCTGCACGCCGACCACGAGCAGAACGCGTCGACCTCGACCGTGCGCCTGGCCGGCTCGTCGGGCACCAACCCGTTTGCAGCTATCGCCGCGGGCGTGGCCTGCCTGTGGGGCCCGGCCCACGGCGGCGCCAACGAAGCCGCGCTGAAGATGCTGGAAGAGATCGGCAGCGTCGACAACATCCCCGAGTTCATCAAGCAGGTCAAGGACAAGAACTCGGGCGTGCGCCTGATGGGCTTTGGCCACCGCGTGTACAAGAACTACGATCCGCGCGCCAAGCTGATGCGCGAAACCTGCCATGAGGTGCTGAACGAGCTGGGCCTGCACAACGACCCGCTGTTCAAGCTGGCCATGGAGCTGGAAAAGATCGCGCTGGAAGACGAGTACTTCGTCAGCCGCAAGCTGTACCCGAACGTCGACTTCTACTCGGGCATCGTCCAGCGCGCGCTGGGCATCCCGACCTCGCTGTTCACCTGCATCTTCGCGCTGGCCCGCACCCCGGGCTGGATCTCGCAGTGGGAAGAGATGATCACCGATCCGGAATACAAGATCGGCCGTCCGCGCCAGCTGTTTGTCGGCGCCGCCACCCGCGACGTGCCGGACGTGTCCAAGCGCTGA
- a CDS encoding succinate dehydrogenase assembly factor 2: MTESPATTFSHQADPHKRARLRWRARRGLLENDIIVERFFNRYEESLSDEDVAALSQLFELSDNELMDLLLARKELDGELDTPPMQRVVNLLRSV, translated from the coding sequence ATGACCGAGAGTCCTGCCACCACCTTCTCCCATCAGGCCGATCCGCACAAGCGCGCACGGTTGCGCTGGCGCGCCCGCCGCGGCCTCCTGGAGAACGACATCATCGTCGAACGTTTTTTCAACCGTTACGAGGAGAGCCTGTCCGACGAGGATGTGGCTGCGCTGAGCCAGCTGTTCGAGCTCAGCGACAACGAGTTGATGGACCTGCTCCTTGCCCGCAAGGAACTGGACGGTGAGCTCGACACGCCCCCGATGCAGCGCGTAGTGAACCTGCTGCGTTCGGTCTGA